From Zingiber officinale cultivar Zhangliang chromosome 5B, Zo_v1.1, whole genome shotgun sequence, the proteins below share one genomic window:
- the LOC121984955 gene encoding probable protein phosphatase 2C 26 produces the protein MGSGASRHRLLHCLRPAGDGVESGEVDGGHPIYDLGPLDEALGHSFCYVRSSSPVHSRSSSLLSAGDEDRGGGAAGGGEIAFKTISGASVSANSSAPLPLYDLAGRPNLAGFRSSSSFSAIPLQLCAAAVASGPLDRGFFLSGPIERGALSGPLEPVPFSGPLVKKKKRRGISSRFRKPMLLRRSISEKNRPWVFPLRSFLARQGDQEVDPSVSVAEENVQWAHGKAGEDRVHVVVSEEQRWLFVGIYDGFNGPEAPEFLVGNLYPAVLSELRDLFWEEVEEDAPGEADLDEGSEKRVAFQEDSKVGKRLWELLAEGDGDGELDISAGSGGFAFTLSKMRYGIGSWRKDGRKMWLPKWIYDSDEKVKEIKQVAVNSRHRKRKNGPVPDHGLVLAALARALETTEHEYLEMADKVMDCNPELALMGSCLLVVLMRDEDVYVMNVGDSRAIVAQNRTKRNPDDRLGGRVETLEIERSNQELELGALQLSTDHSTSIEEEVLRIRQEHPDDNKCIVNDRVKGKLKVTRAFGAGYLKQPKWNDALLEMFRNDYVGTVGVYTESLSFVNIHYE, from the exons ATGGGGAGCGGCGCCTCCCGTCACCGTCTTCTTCACTGCCTCCGCCCCGCCGGCGACGGAGTTGAATCCGGTGAGGTCGACGGAGGCCATCCGATCTATGATCTGGGCCCGCTGGACGAGGCCTTGGGCCACTCCTTCTGCTATGTCCGGTCTTCCTCCCCTGTCCACTCCCGATCCTCCTCGCTTCTGTCTGCCGGAGACGAAGATAGAGGTGGAGGTGCAGCGGGAGGCGGGGAGATCGCTTTCAAGACCATCTCCGGTGCGTCCGTCTCCGCCAACTCTTCCGCCCCTCTTCCCCTGTACGATCTCGCTGGCCGCCCTAACTTGGCTGGCTTTCGGAGCTCCTCTTCTTTCTCGGCCATTCCGCTCCAGCTCTGCGCAGCTGCGGTGGCCTCGGGGCCGCTCGATCGCGGGTTTTTCCTCTCCGGCCCGATCGAGCGAGGGGCGCTCTCCGGACCCCTTGAGCCTGTCCCCTTCTCTGGTCCTctcgtgaagaagaagaagcgtcgtGGTATCTCCAGTAGGTTTCGGAAGCCGATGCTTCTCCGGAGAAGCATCTCCGAGAAGAATCGTCCATGGGTATTTCCTCTCCGGAGCTTCCTCGCTCGGCAAGGCGACCAGGAAGTCGATCCCTCTGTGTCCGTTGCCGAGGAGAACGTGCAGTGGGCTCACGGAAAAGCTGGAGAGGACCGGGTCCACGTGGTAGTCTCCGAGGAGCAGCGGTGGCTCTTCGTTGGGATCTATGATGGGTTCAATGGGCCAGAAGCCCCAGAATTCCTCGTCGGAAATCTTTACCCTGCGGTGTTGAGCGAGCTCCGTGACCTTTTTTGGGAGGAAGTTGAAGAAGACGCGCCCGGGGAAGCAGATTTAGATGAAGGGAGCGAGAAAAGAGTCGCCTTTCAAGAGGATTCCAAGGTTGGAAAGCGGCTCTGGGAGTTGCTCGCCGAGGGAGACGGAGACGGTGAACTTGACATCTCCGCGGGGTCTGGCGGGTTTGCCTTCACATTATCGAAGATGAGGTATGGGATTGGGAGCTGGCGGAAGGATGGCCGGAAAATGTGGCTTCCCAAGTGGATATACGATTCCGATGAAAAGGTCAAAGAGATCAAGCAAGTCGCCGTGAACAGTAGACACAGGAAGAGGAAGAATGGTCCTGTGCCTGATCATGGATTGGTTTTGGCAGCGCTTGCACGGGCGTTGGAGACTACGGAGCATGAATACTTGGAGATGGCGGATAAGGTGATGGATTGCAACCCTGAGCTAGCCCTGATGGGATCCTGCCTGCTGGTTGTGTTGATGAGGGATGAAGATGTTTATGTGATGAATGTAGGAGACAGCCGAGCAATTGTGGCACAGAATAGAACAAAAAGAAACCCCGATGACAGGCTCGGGGGACGCGTAGAGACTCTGGAAATCGAGAGATCCAATCAAGAATTGGAACTTGGAGCATTGCAGCTATCAACTGATCACAGCACGAGCATCGAAGAA GAAGTACTTAGAATAAGACAAGAACACCCAGATGACAATAAATGCATAGTAAATGACAGAGTAAAGGGTAAACTGAAAGTCACAAGAGCTTTTGGGGCTGGTTATCTCAAGCAG CCCAAGTGGAATGATGCATTGTTGGAAATGTTCCGGAATGACTATGTAggaactgttggagtgtatactgagagcctaagctttgtgaacattcattatgaataa